A single Corynebacterium resistens DSM 45100 DNA region contains:
- a CDS encoding DEAD/DEAH box helicase, translating into MSDTENVTGDVQKPVTDESVSQEELRAGAGNAPLDVSDVLRVEPDATGVAVDSEKAENVQDKKQDVNSGQQDHSEPVVESVVDEDMNQPQQEETPAEAKNTVDAAEQSDGPTFDNLGLTSEVLEAVKKVGFEAPSPIQEQTIPVLMEGNDVVGLAQTGTGKTAAFALPILARIDPSKRHPQALVLAPTRELALQVAESFESFATHLGGIHVLPIYGGQAYGIQLSGLRRGAHIVVGTPGRVIDHLNKGSLDISELRFMVLDEADEMLNMGFQEDVERILEDTPEDKQVALFSATMPAGIRRLSKQYLNDPQEITVKSTQRTSENIEQDYLFVNHRNKLEALTRILEVTEFEAMIMFVRTKNETEELAERLRARGFNAAAINGDIAQAQRERTVDQLKDGRLDILVATDVAARGLDVDRITHVFNYDIPHDTESYVHRIGRTGRAGRSGRAILFVTPRERRLLKAIERATKSTLNEIELPSVDAVNDARKEKFREALQESLGDPQLGVFRELVTEFATSTETPMEDIAAALAAQIQAGEDFLMKEMPKEERPARRRREDRYGDEGRSGGGSYRSFEERFNKEAPRVTDRNGNELAVYRLSVGHRQRVRPGAIVGAIANEGGLNSRDFGRISIFSEHSLIELPADLPREVFEQLDKTRVSGQLINIEPDPGAPAGRPASHRRGDDRGGKGRGGRGDRGGRGGYDRDGRGGRGDRNDRFRGDRKWDRDDRGRRDEGGRGGRGNRGFDRDDRGGRGGFGQEDREGRGGRGGRGGQRGNFRGRR; encoded by the coding sequence ATGAGTGATACTGAAAACGTCACCGGCGACGTGCAAAAGCCGGTTACGGACGAGTCGGTATCTCAGGAAGAACTGCGTGCAGGGGCGGGAAATGCTCCTCTAGATGTGTCTGATGTGTTGCGGGTTGAACCCGACGCGACTGGTGTGGCAGTGGATTCTGAGAAGGCCGAGAACGTGCAAGATAAGAAGCAAGATGTAAATTCCGGCCAACAGGACCACAGTGAACCAGTGGTTGAATCGGTCGTTGACGAAGACATGAACCAGCCACAGCAGGAAGAAACGCCAGCTGAGGCCAAGAATACTGTGGATGCTGCAGAGCAATCTGATGGGCCCACCTTCGATAATTTGGGGCTGACCAGCGAGGTGCTGGAAGCCGTGAAGAAGGTCGGGTTCGAAGCACCGTCTCCTATTCAGGAACAGACCATCCCCGTCCTTATGGAAGGGAACGATGTGGTCGGCCTGGCACAAACTGGTACAGGAAAGACCGCGGCCTTTGCGCTGCCAATTTTGGCGCGAATCGATCCTTCGAAGCGTCATCCGCAAGCCCTGGTTTTGGCCCCAACCCGTGAGCTCGCACTGCAGGTAGCGGAGAGCTTCGAATCTTTCGCAACTCACCTTGGCGGAATTCATGTTCTGCCGATTTATGGTGGGCAGGCCTATGGCATTCAGCTTTCGGGTCTACGTCGTGGCGCCCACATTGTGGTGGGAACCCCAGGTCGCGTTATCGATCACCTCAACAAGGGCAGTTTGGATATTTCCGAATTGCGGTTCATGGTGCTTGACGAAGCCGATGAGATGTTGAACATGGGCTTCCAAGAGGACGTGGAACGCATTCTGGAGGACACGCCAGAGGATAAGCAGGTAGCACTATTTTCTGCGACCATGCCTGCTGGTATCCGCCGACTCTCGAAGCAGTACCTCAATGATCCGCAAGAAATCACGGTCAAATCTACCCAGCGCACCAGCGAGAACATCGAACAGGACTACTTGTTCGTTAATCACCGCAACAAGTTGGAAGCTTTGACCCGCATCCTCGAAGTCACTGAGTTCGAGGCCATGATTATGTTCGTCCGGACCAAGAATGAGACGGAAGAACTTGCGGAGCGGTTGCGTGCTCGCGGCTTCAACGCTGCCGCTATCAACGGCGACATTGCTCAGGCACAGCGTGAGCGCACTGTCGATCAGCTCAAAGATGGGCGCTTGGACATCTTGGTTGCAACGGACGTGGCTGCACGTGGACTGGACGTTGACCGCATCACCCACGTGTTCAACTACGACATCCCGCATGACACCGAAAGCTATGTACACCGCATTGGCCGTACAGGCCGAGCAGGTCGTTCTGGTCGTGCGATTTTGTTTGTGACGCCCCGCGAGCGGCGTTTGCTCAAGGCAATCGAGCGAGCTACGAAGTCCACGTTGAATGAGATCGAACTGCCTTCTGTCGATGCAGTCAATGACGCACGAAAAGAGAAGTTCCGCGAGGCACTGCAAGAAAGCCTTGGAGATCCACAGCTAGGTGTCTTCCGTGAATTGGTTACAGAATTCGCAACCAGCACCGAGACTCCCATGGAAGATATTGCCGCTGCGTTGGCAGCTCAGATCCAAGCGGGTGAAGACTTCCTAATGAAGGAAATGCCGAAGGAGGAACGTCCAGCTCGTCGCCGTCGCGAAGATCGTTACGGGGATGAGGGACGCAGTGGTGGCGGTAGCTATCGCAGCTTCGAAGAGCGCTTCAATAAGGAAGCTCCTCGTGTGACGGATCGCAATGGCAATGAATTGGCCGTTTATCGTCTCTCCGTGGGGCACCGTCAGCGCGTGCGCCCCGGCGCGATCGTGGGAGCCATCGCCAATGAAGGTGGATTGAATTCTCGGGACTTCGGGCGCATCAGCATCTTCTCCGAACACTCCTTAATTGAGTTGCCTGCAGATCTGCCGCGCGAGGTTTTTGAGCAGCTCGATAAGACTCGCGTATCTGGCCAGCTCATCAATATCGAACCCGACCCAGGCGCACCTGCGGGTCGCCCCGCTAGCCACCGTCGTGGTGACGATCGCGGAGGAAAGGGGCGCGGAGGCCGAGGCGACCGCGGTGGCCGCGGAGGTTATGATCGCGACGGTCGTGGCGGACGCGGGGATCGAAATGATCGTTTCCGTGGTGATCGCAAGTGGGATCGTGACGACCGAGGGCGCCGCGATGAAGGTGGTCGCGGTGGCCGTGGAAACCGCGGCTTTGACCGTGACGATCGTGGTGGCCGCGGAGGATTCGGTCAGGAAGATCGTGAAGGCCGCGGTGGGCGTGGAGGCCGAGGCGGTCAGCGCGGTAATTTCCGCGGGCGCCGTTAA
- a CDS encoding multifunctional oxoglutarate decarboxylase/oxoglutarate dehydrogenase thiamine pyrophosphate-binding subunit/dihydrolipoyllysine-residue succinyltransferase subunit, translating to MSSANFGQNEWLVDEMYQQYKQNPQSVDADWREFFEKNGSKGASDNQASAPQREAAGNTSTQSVQPSSQSATKAPTAKAKQAPVDGARNKVARPIPPRVAPPAPKAPVDAPEPGETVLRGPAKAVAKNMDISLEIPTATSVRDMPAKLMFENRAVLNETLVARGGGKISFTHIIGYALIQAVKAHPDMNNNYAVVDGKPTLVTPEHINLGLAIDMQAKNGSRSLVVAAIKEAETLSFAEFIEKYEDIVVRARKGKLTMDDFSGVTISLTNPGGIGTRHSVPRLTKGQGAIIGVGSMDYPAEFAGASEDRLGEMGIGKLVTMTSTYDHRIIQGAESGEFLRTMSRLLVDDKFWDDIFEAMRVPYAPVRWSQDLPNIGVDKSTRVMQLIEAYRARGHLKADINPLQWTHPGLPMPDKSDLNIESHGLTLWDFDRTFNVGGFAGRETMTLREVLATLRKAYTLKVGSEYTHIMDAEERQWLQDHIEEGQATFSPAEQKYILQKLNSAEAFENFLQTKYVGQKRFSLEGAETLIPMMDAAIDRAAGADLDEVVIAMPHRGRLNVLANIVGKPYSKIFTEFEGNIDPAAAGGSGDVKYHLGDKGHYHQMFGEGEIDVSLAANPSHLEAVNPVMEGIARAKQDLLNRGQDMHTVMPVLLHGDAAFAGLGVVQETINLFKLDAYSVGGTVHIVVNNQIGFTTTPDAGRSTHYATDLAKGFDCPVFHVNGDDPEACVWVAQLAVDYRNRFGKDVFIDLVTYRRRGHNEADDPSMTQPLMYDIIGELPTSRAQYTEALIGRGDLSEEDAEKVQRDFHDQLETVFNEVREAEKGAAAKEQHGITASQELPHGLDTSVDLELIEKIGDLFHDVPEDFTPHPRVKPVIKRRKEMSRKGGIDWAFAELLAFGSLVEGGKLVRLVGEDSLRGTFTQRHCVLFDHEDHDRYNPLQVLGEEAGNGGRFVAYNSALTEFAGMGFEYGYSVGNPDALVAWEAQFGDFANGAQTIIDEYVSSGEAKWGQISSLVLLLPHGYEGQGPDHSSARIERFLQMSAEGTWTIAQPSTPANFFHLLRRHALGSLKRPLVVFTPKSMLRNKAAVSSIEDFTEVKKFQSVIDDPNQNGKNEDVRYVLMCSGKVYYDLEKKRQEDKRDDVAIVRVEMLHPIPHNRIKSALENYPNAEVRWVQDEPANQGPWPFLALELPEKIPGLQLKRVSRRAQASTATGVAKVHQLEQKQLIEEAFKK from the coding sequence GTGAGCAGCGCAAATTTCGGTCAGAATGAATGGCTGGTAGACGAGATGTACCAGCAGTACAAGCAAAACCCGCAGTCGGTGGACGCCGACTGGCGCGAATTTTTCGAAAAGAACGGTTCGAAGGGTGCTTCTGACAACCAGGCATCCGCTCCGCAGCGTGAGGCTGCGGGCAACACCTCCACCCAGTCTGTACAGCCATCCTCTCAGAGCGCTACCAAGGCTCCGACAGCGAAGGCGAAGCAGGCTCCGGTAGACGGTGCCCGTAATAAGGTCGCACGACCTATTCCTCCGCGCGTGGCTCCACCAGCCCCCAAGGCTCCGGTAGACGCTCCAGAACCAGGCGAAACTGTGCTACGCGGCCCGGCAAAGGCTGTCGCGAAGAACATGGATATCTCCCTAGAGATCCCAACGGCAACCTCCGTTCGCGACATGCCAGCGAAGCTGATGTTCGAAAACCGCGCGGTGCTGAACGAGACTCTGGTAGCTCGTGGTGGCGGCAAGATTAGTTTTACGCACATTATCGGCTACGCCCTGATTCAAGCGGTCAAGGCTCACCCGGATATGAACAACAACTATGCGGTAGTTGACGGCAAGCCGACGTTGGTTACCCCCGAGCACATCAACCTTGGTCTAGCTATCGATATGCAGGCCAAAAATGGCTCTCGGTCCCTTGTGGTTGCGGCCATCAAGGAAGCGGAGACCTTGAGCTTCGCGGAGTTCATTGAAAAGTACGAGGATATCGTCGTCCGAGCTCGCAAGGGCAAGCTCACGATGGACGACTTCAGCGGTGTCACTATTTCCCTCACCAACCCAGGTGGTATTGGCACCCGCCACTCGGTGCCACGCCTGACCAAGGGGCAAGGCGCCATCATCGGCGTGGGATCCATGGACTACCCTGCTGAGTTCGCGGGCGCATCGGAGGATCGCCTAGGTGAAATGGGCATCGGCAAGCTCGTCACCATGACTTCTACCTACGATCACCGCATCATCCAGGGTGCGGAATCCGGTGAGTTCCTGCGTACCATGAGCCGCCTGCTGGTCGACGACAAATTCTGGGACGACATTTTCGAGGCAATGCGCGTGCCCTACGCTCCCGTTCGCTGGAGCCAAGACCTGCCGAATATCGGGGTAGATAAGTCCACCCGGGTTATGCAGCTCATCGAGGCTTACCGCGCTCGCGGGCACCTCAAGGCCGACATCAACCCATTGCAGTGGACCCACCCTGGCCTGCCCATGCCGGATAAGTCCGATTTGAACATTGAGTCGCACGGTTTGACCCTGTGGGACTTCGACCGCACGTTCAACGTCGGTGGATTTGCAGGTCGCGAGACGATGACCCTGCGCGAGGTGCTCGCTACTCTACGCAAGGCCTACACTCTGAAGGTTGGTTCTGAATACACCCACATCATGGACGCCGAAGAGCGTCAGTGGCTACAGGACCACATTGAAGAGGGCCAGGCTACCTTCAGCCCAGCTGAGCAAAAATACATTCTGCAGAAGCTGAACTCCGCGGAAGCATTTGAGAACTTCCTGCAGACTAAGTACGTGGGCCAGAAGCGTTTCTCCCTTGAAGGTGCAGAAACGCTGATCCCAATGATGGATGCCGCCATCGACCGCGCAGCGGGCGCTGACCTCGATGAGGTCGTTATCGCCATGCCACACCGCGGCCGTCTTAACGTTCTGGCCAACATTGTGGGCAAGCCCTACTCCAAGATCTTTACTGAGTTCGAGGGCAACATCGACCCAGCCGCTGCTGGTGGCTCTGGTGACGTGAAATACCACTTGGGCGACAAGGGTCACTACCACCAGATGTTTGGTGAAGGTGAGATCGACGTCAGCTTGGCGGCAAACCCCTCTCACCTTGAAGCTGTAAACCCTGTAATGGAAGGCATCGCACGCGCGAAGCAGGATCTGCTTAACCGTGGACAGGACATGCACACCGTCATGCCTGTGCTGCTGCACGGCGACGCCGCGTTTGCTGGCTTGGGTGTAGTTCAAGAGACCATCAACCTTTTCAAGCTAGATGCCTACAGCGTGGGTGGCACCGTCCACATCGTCGTGAATAACCAGATCGGCTTCACCACTACTCCTGACGCTGGTCGCTCCACCCATTACGCAACAGACCTAGCTAAGGGCTTCGACTGCCCAGTATTCCACGTCAATGGTGATGACCCTGAAGCGTGTGTTTGGGTGGCTCAACTGGCTGTGGATTACCGTAACCGCTTCGGTAAAGACGTATTCATCGACCTCGTGACCTACCGTCGTCGTGGCCACAACGAAGCCGATGATCCTTCCATGACCCAGCCACTGATGTACGACATCATCGGTGAACTTCCCACCTCACGTGCGCAGTACACCGAGGCGCTCATCGGGCGTGGCGATCTGTCGGAGGAAGACGCCGAGAAGGTTCAGCGTGACTTCCACGACCAGCTTGAAACGGTCTTCAATGAAGTACGTGAAGCCGAAAAGGGTGCCGCTGCCAAGGAGCAGCATGGAATCACCGCCTCCCAGGAGTTGCCACACGGCCTCGATACCTCGGTCGACCTTGAGCTCATCGAAAAGATCGGTGACCTCTTCCACGACGTACCAGAGGACTTCACTCCTCACCCACGCGTGAAGCCTGTTATTAAGCGCCGTAAGGAAATGTCGCGTAAGGGTGGCATTGACTGGGCATTTGCTGAGTTGTTGGCCTTCGGTTCTCTGGTTGAGGGCGGTAAGCTAGTCCGCTTGGTCGGTGAAGACAGCCTGCGTGGCACCTTCACCCAGCGTCACTGCGTACTCTTCGACCACGAAGACCACGATCGCTACAACCCTCTACAGGTGCTCGGTGAAGAAGCCGGCAACGGTGGACGCTTCGTGGCATACAACTCCGCTTTGACCGAATTTGCAGGCATGGGCTTCGAATACGGTTACTCCGTGGGTAACCCCGATGCTCTCGTGGCTTGGGAAGCACAGTTCGGCGACTTCGCTAATGGTGCACAAACCATCATCGATGAATACGTTTCTTCCGGTGAGGCCAAGTGGGGCCAAATCTCCAGCTTGGTCCTGCTGTTGCCACATGGTTACGAAGGTCAGGGCCCGGATCACTCCTCCGCACGTATCGAGCGTTTCCTGCAGATGTCTGCTGAGGGCACGTGGACCATTGCCCAGCCTTCCACCCCCGCCAACTTCTTCCACCTGCTGCGTCGACATGCGCTGGGCAGCTTGAAGCGCCCACTGGTTGTCTTCACGCCGAAGTCCATGCTGCGTAACAAGGCTGCAGTTTCTAGCATTGAAGATTTCACCGAGGTCAAGAAGTTCCAGTCGGTTATTGACGATCCGAACCAGAACGGCAAGAACGAGGACGTCCGTTACGTACTCATGTGCTCGGGCAAGGTTTACTACGACCTAGAGAAGAAGCGACAAGAGGACAAGCGTGACGATGTCGCAATTGTCCGCGTGGAAATGCTTCACCCGATCCCACACAACCGAATCAAGAGTGCTTTGGAAAACTACCCCAACGCCGAGGTTCGGTGGGTTCAGGACGAACCAGCCAACCAAGGTCCATGGCCATTCCTGGCTCTCGAACTGCCAGAGAAGATTCCTGGACTTCAGCTCAAGCGTGTGTCTCGCCGTGCACAGGCTTCCACCGCAACTGGTGTCGCGAAGGTCCACCAACTGGAGCAGAAGCAGCTCATCGAGGAAGCATTCAAGAAGTAA
- a CDS encoding FAD-dependent oxidoreductase — MGEIAVIGGGIAGLAAARTLRNAGKRCVVIEARDTLGGHVQSERIDDITIDHGFQLFNSWYPALKEILRPGEYSALGIKTFQPGFQTMTDQGLALIMDPVRAPALVPAFMRSSFDSAFSLRDLLGLQRWISREVPHRSSLELRSLRKNQKIRDAKVSESLDQSGVKRALRKMALDPLVEAFLYDKEGVSSATFAKWLLLSLMRGNLAVPENGMGEISATMARIPGCRFELNSPIESMEIDEGSRGRVKLHIRDAKTDELRIEEYERVVLAVRPKDEHRLVGTPMPKIVGVSSWWFVSDEPIAQRPLFTVDGTGNTRIAGAAELTSAAPNYAPGRHLVACNVVHSSEPLPSDREVQADLGVLMGVDSSSWELVKRQDHPNSKPIIAPTHAIKDSQIRQDIQQRIFLAGTHHATPTLDGAVRSGQLAAKSLLKAEGA, encoded by the coding sequence ATGGGTGAAATAGCTGTCATTGGTGGTGGAATTGCCGGGTTGGCTGCGGCTCGTACGCTGCGAAATGCGGGCAAACGATGCGTGGTTATCGAGGCGAGAGATACGCTCGGTGGGCATGTGCAATCAGAGCGAATCGACGATATAACCATCGACCACGGTTTCCAGCTATTTAATTCTTGGTATCCGGCTCTCAAAGAGATTCTGCGACCGGGGGAATACTCCGCACTGGGAATTAAGACTTTCCAACCTGGTTTTCAAACAATGACGGATCAAGGGCTAGCGCTGATTATGGATCCAGTGCGAGCCCCGGCATTGGTGCCGGCATTCATGCGATCATCTTTCGATTCGGCGTTTTCTTTGCGGGATCTTTTGGGCCTGCAAAGGTGGATCAGTAGGGAAGTGCCCCACCGATCGAGTCTTGAATTGCGAAGCCTGCGGAAGAACCAGAAGATACGAGATGCCAAAGTATCTGAATCGCTCGATCAAAGTGGCGTGAAGCGAGCTCTTCGGAAGATGGCGCTTGATCCGCTGGTTGAAGCGTTCTTGTACGACAAAGAAGGGGTTTCCAGCGCGACATTCGCCAAGTGGTTGCTGTTATCCCTCATGCGTGGCAACCTCGCAGTTCCGGAAAATGGAATGGGCGAAATCTCTGCCACAATGGCGCGAATTCCTGGCTGCCGATTCGAATTGAATTCGCCCATTGAGTCGATGGAAATCGATGAAGGCTCGCGTGGTCGAGTGAAGCTACATATTCGCGATGCGAAGACAGATGAACTTCGTATCGAAGAGTATGAACGTGTAGTACTTGCGGTGAGGCCGAAGGACGAGCATAGGTTGGTGGGAACTCCTATGCCCAAAATCGTCGGTGTTTCAAGTTGGTGGTTCGTTTCCGACGAACCTATTGCACAACGTCCCCTGTTTACTGTCGATGGGACTGGAAATACCCGCATCGCAGGCGCAGCCGAATTGACCTCCGCTGCGCCAAACTACGCGCCGGGTCGGCACCTTGTGGCATGCAACGTTGTGCACTCCTCAGAACCCTTGCCGAGTGATCGGGAGGTGCAGGCTGATCTTGGGGTACTGATGGGAGTGGATTCTAGCTCGTGGGAATTGGTCAAACGTCAGGATCACCCGAATTCGAAACCCATCATTGCTCCAACACACGCCATCAAAGACAGCCAAATCCGGCAAGATATCCAACAGCGGATCTTCCTTGCTGGCACCCATCACGCAACGCCAACATTGGACGGGGCAGTGCGCAGCGGGCAGTTGGCTGCGAAGAGTTTGCTCAAGGCCGAGGGTGCGTAA
- a CDS encoding carboxylesterase/lipase family protein has translation MPEEPLIVETSVGAVSGIRIDGVRSWRGIPYGAALRWEAPRKAVWSGVWDGSEYGAVAPQTTYGWGDKVVGDEACLNLDIVRPDSDATLPVVLYFHGGGFFSGASHTAVLRGYNFAKEIDCVYVGVNFRLGTLGYVDLTSLGLENTASWEPNPALSDQIAALRWVRREIAAFGGDPLRVTLMGESAGGAAIAALMSSPISQGLYDRVIMQSAPVMGVHSASQSRVWARKLVEYCGLVPRTVTAQELRGLPVADVVRAGQQMLWRGGGLKELNPCFGTAIGGRLIPRHPLDQFEDGSQAGVPMLIGTNNDELSAAQLLYFSKVSRADAARRMLRAHDPEGFEYIESAYGDLGKRSNLAQLLADAVFWAQSVRLAELHSRSGKDVWMYRYDYAPALLRRLGIGAMHSMELSAIFGDSGASKAKLLLGQEQNILTEQMQQAWGRFIWGEDPGWEKYKVPSRATRIMERESFTQNDPRSEIRQAWESFRMHGWDGDENTIARPRPGR, from the coding sequence ATGCCCGAAGAACCATTAATCGTAGAAACTTCCGTCGGGGCAGTTTCGGGCATTCGCATAGATGGTGTCCGCTCGTGGCGAGGCATTCCATATGGTGCAGCATTGCGGTGGGAAGCCCCACGAAAAGCGGTCTGGTCCGGTGTATGGGACGGTTCGGAGTACGGAGCGGTTGCCCCACAGACAACGTATGGCTGGGGTGACAAAGTCGTTGGCGATGAGGCCTGCTTGAACTTAGACATTGTTCGTCCTGATTCCGACGCCACGTTGCCCGTGGTTTTGTATTTTCACGGTGGCGGATTCTTTTCCGGGGCCTCGCACACAGCGGTTTTGCGCGGCTACAATTTTGCTAAAGAAATCGATTGTGTCTACGTCGGTGTGAACTTTCGACTGGGAACACTAGGGTACGTGGACCTCACGTCTCTAGGTTTAGAGAACACAGCCTCGTGGGAACCGAATCCGGCGTTGAGCGATCAGATCGCGGCCTTGCGTTGGGTGCGTCGCGAGATTGCAGCATTCGGTGGCGATCCTTTGCGCGTGACGTTGATGGGAGAATCAGCTGGCGGCGCTGCTATCGCAGCTCTAATGTCTAGCCCGATATCGCAAGGTCTCTATGATCGCGTCATCATGCAGTCTGCGCCGGTAATGGGGGTTCACTCGGCGTCGCAGTCGCGAGTCTGGGCGCGCAAGTTAGTCGAATATTGTGGTTTGGTTCCGCGCACGGTGACAGCGCAAGAATTGCGTGGGTTGCCGGTGGCTGATGTGGTTCGGGCGGGGCAGCAGATGCTGTGGAGAGGCGGCGGTCTGAAAGAACTGAACCCCTGTTTCGGAACTGCTATTGGAGGACGGCTCATCCCAAGGCATCCTTTGGATCAGTTTGAGGATGGTTCTCAAGCGGGTGTTCCGATGCTGATTGGTACCAATAACGATGAATTGTCGGCAGCGCAGTTGCTATACTTTTCGAAGGTCTCGCGCGCAGACGCCGCTCGCAGAATGCTGCGCGCTCATGATCCGGAGGGATTTGAATACATCGAATCCGCGTATGGCGATCTAGGTAAGCGTTCAAATCTTGCGCAGCTATTGGCAGATGCAGTGTTCTGGGCGCAATCGGTGCGATTGGCGGAGCTGCACAGTCGCAGCGGGAAAGATGTGTGGATGTATCGCTATGACTATGCGCCTGCTCTGTTACGCCGCTTGGGAATTGGTGCGATGCACTCCATGGAACTGTCCGCAATCTTCGGTGATTCAGGAGCCTCCAAGGCGAAATTGTTGTTAGGGCAAGAGCAAAACATTTTGACCGAGCAGATGCAACAAGCGTGGGGGCGGTTCATTTGGGGAGAGGATCCTGGTTGGGAGAAGTACAAAGTTCCCTCGCGAGCGACGCGGATCATGGAACGAGAATCCTTCACTCAAAATGATCCGCGTTCGGAGATTCGGCAAGCATGGGAGAGTTTCCGGATGCATGGGTGGGATGGTGATGAAAATACAATCGCTAGGCCCCGGCCTGGCCGTTAA
- a CDS encoding amino acid permease, whose product MTNPESGATTNGAINTSPSPSKRAAAPRPTAGGLKHRHLHFIALGSAIGTGLFYGSSSAIQAAGPSVLLMYIVAGAVVYFMLRGLGELVLRNPNLGSFAEYATRYLGRWAGFITGWMFALEMVIVCLADLSAIGIYMKFWFPDVAAWVWVAATLLVVGAANIASTKMFGELEFALTLVKVGAVVAMILGGAAVIIFGLSEAHTTGPANLVNDGGFFPNGFGGLVGAFILVLFAFGGTEIIGVAGASTDNPEKAVPKAINTVPFRILLFYVLSILIILLINPWRTIDGEQSPFVQIFSSLGISWAAALLNVVVITAAVSAINADIFGAGRVLSGLAKDRLAPKVMAKTKGDVPVITTVVLIVVLVIGVILNALIPEKIFTIFASLATFATVFVWLMILLAHLASRRGLTPEQVSALTYRVPFWPIGQYFSIFMILLAFGVLAWEEEFRISLATGAGFIIIMNVFYLVMKPGADSEPHTTASNSS is encoded by the coding sequence ATGACAAACCCAGAATCCGGCGCCACCACAAATGGAGCCATCAATACCTCCCCTTCGCCCTCCAAGCGGGCCGCTGCTCCCCGCCCAACCGCGGGTGGTCTGAAACACCGGCATCTACATTTCATCGCACTCGGTTCAGCCATCGGCACGGGGCTTTTCTACGGCTCTTCTTCGGCCATTCAAGCTGCTGGACCATCGGTTCTGCTGATGTACATCGTCGCAGGCGCGGTTGTTTACTTCATGCTTCGCGGCCTCGGTGAACTCGTCCTCCGTAACCCCAACCTTGGATCGTTCGCTGAGTACGCCACGAGGTACCTTGGCCGGTGGGCAGGCTTCATCACGGGTTGGATGTTTGCGCTAGAAATGGTGATCGTCTGTTTGGCAGACCTTTCGGCTATCGGCATCTATATGAAGTTCTGGTTCCCTGACGTAGCCGCATGGGTATGGGTCGCAGCGACACTGTTGGTCGTGGGTGCTGCAAATATCGCCAGCACAAAGATGTTCGGCGAACTTGAATTTGCTCTCACCTTGGTTAAAGTCGGTGCCGTTGTTGCCATGATTCTCGGTGGCGCTGCTGTCATCATTTTCGGACTCTCGGAAGCTCACACCACCGGCCCCGCAAACCTTGTCAACGACGGGGGCTTCTTCCCAAATGGCTTCGGTGGCCTAGTCGGTGCCTTCATTCTCGTGCTATTCGCTTTTGGCGGTACGGAGATCATCGGTGTGGCAGGTGCGTCCACGGACAATCCAGAAAAAGCTGTCCCGAAGGCCATCAACACCGTTCCGTTCCGTATTCTGCTGTTCTACGTGCTATCAATCCTGATTATCTTGCTGATCAACCCGTGGCGCACCATCGATGGCGAGCAGTCCCCCTTCGTGCAAATCTTTAGCTCCCTAGGCATCTCATGGGCAGCTGCATTGCTCAACGTGGTGGTCATCACCGCCGCCGTCTCCGCGATCAACGCTGATATCTTCGGCGCAGGTCGCGTGCTAAGCGGTTTAGCGAAGGATCGACTAGCACCGAAGGTTATGGCGAAAACCAAGGGTGATGTTCCGGTTATCACTACCGTCGTGCTTATTGTTGTGCTGGTCATCGGGGTTATCCTCAATGCCCTCATCCCCGAGAAGATCTTCACAATCTTCGCATCCCTCGCAACGTTCGCCACCGTATTCGTCTGGCTAATGATCTTGCTCGCCCACCTGGCCTCGCGTCGCGGGCTAACCCCCGAGCAAGTATCCGCCCTCACTTACCGCGTGCCGTTCTGGCCCATCGGCCAGTATTTCTCGATTTTCATGATCTTGCTGGCTTTCGGTGTGCTTGCGTGGGAAGAAGAATTCAGAATCTCCCTAGCCACAGGCGCTGGCTTCATTATCATCATGAACGTTTTCTACCTAGTAATGAAACCTGGCGCAGATTCGGAGCCACACACGACAGCTTCTAATTCCAGCTAG